The window TAATACTCACAATGTAGGGGAGATGTTGAGCTGCAGGTAGGCGTAACAAAAGAGTGTCAAACAAGTAAACTTTCAGGCAAGAAGCCCTTCATTGGAAtgctgatgaaggcctttttgctGAGAACTTACTTGTTTGAGGCTttcttgtgtctgtctgcaactcagcatctccagtatTTAAGTTATTTCGGTCTCAGATaaataaacaatcaaaattttACTGTCCCATAAAGTTCCTTTCAAAAGACATATTCCTGCCTGTAGGAGGAAAATGAAGACAACAAGCTGTAGCACTTAAAAAAGGCAATTGTGCTCCTTCTTCAAAGATGCTGACAGGAAGGTGGCATTGTAGCTGCCTCATTCTATGttcctcaacacctttaaaaaatttccaaaaaatttggtatacaaacacattcatgcttttttatgctgagaagtAATTAGACAGTGGCAATGGGAAAGAGATGGGAATGTAGTAAGTACTGGAATATAGCAGACAGTGGTTGTTGCACGAAAATAACATAGGAGACAAGGGCAgtgttacagaaagagaggaacacagtgtCAACGGAATACAGAACAGTGCACGCAAAAGAGTGAAGCAGATAGGGatagttggagaggaatgaagaaaattgggaagtggaagtaggtgagaaccaatgataatgcacacagagtctgtgacaattgcaaaaaagaagagagacagtgtgtcagtgagaagatacagcagcagtaggaaggagtgaaacagatagtagcagtaagatagagcaagccagagacagtgacagcaagaggaaataataatactgctgctactactaatagtagtagtgagtgagtgagaatgggcaaaacAGAGTGAGGGGTATGAGTTACATATTAATGAGAAGAGAACaaatatatttgtgtaccaaaagttttgggaaatttttaggaaggtgctgggtaaagtaggatgaggcagctggaatcagatttttcagtcaattatttaaaaaggagcatatacacttatttgtgtttagagaggagcattttcccaatggtagatgaaacactcaaaaaaatattacgtgtaactgaaccaagacatcagattcttccattttctccatatgtaacacttaaaatgctgagatgaagtgggagatatgatactgcgcgaagagtttgacagagcactgaaatacctaagttgaaacaaggccctgggagtaggcaacattccattagaactactgacagccttaggagagccagtcctgacaaaactctaccatctggtgagcaggtgaagtacccccagacttcaagaagaatataataattccaatcccaaagaaagcaggtgttgacagatgtgaaaattactgaactataagttcaataactcacagctgcaaaatactaacgagaattctttacggatgaatggaaaaactgatagaagccgacctcggggaagatcagttcggattccgtagaaatattggaacacatgcagcaatactgaccctatgacttatcttagaagctagatcaagaaaaggcaaacctgtgtttatagcatttctagacttcgaaaaagcttttgacaatgttggctggaatacagggagtcgtttctgaaagtatttgtatggagtgtagctatgtatggaagtgaaacatggatgataaatagtttggacaagaagagaatagaagctttcgaaatgtggtgctacagaagaatgctgaagattagatgggtagatcacatcactaatggggaggtattgaatggaattggagataagaggagtttgtggcacagcttgactagaagtagagatttgttggtaggacatgttcttaggcatcaagggatcaccaatttagtattggagggcagtgaggagagtaaaaatcatagtgggagacctagacattaatacactaagcagattcagaaggatgtaggctacagtatgtactgggagatgaagaagcttgcacaggatagagtagcatggagagctgcatcaaaccagtctcaggactgtagatcacaacaacaacaacaacaacaacaacacaacaaacctTGAAAACAGCTTGTGTGTTATTATCAAAGAAATAGAAGACAAAAGTACtctgtcttcatcagtgacccattataaagttagtcagttacacattccatggacgattttgcatgataggttgtagtgatgtggagaaagtcattttacattgacattccaagttaatttgtacatataactactttctgatcacttcctagtttgtgttttttctttattatttacaaaaagagaaagtgtgttcagatttgagttagtaattcctgttcaccatagtatcctttgcatcacatacatgatgtaggtattgtcataataagGTACAGCATACATAcagcacaattctagatgttaatataaataatatgaaattaacattttacaatgtgtttaaaaaatttcataatggactaatggattggtattagatgtgccctataacagttCTGacgtacaagcagtacacttcaagaaataagaatatacaaacagtatttaaaattaacaatgagaacagcatgtaTGAATGACAATGAgaagaaaacaagaggttattagtcatcaaggaattcaaaatactcatccatgatacttctatcagacatacttttgaatatgaacaacaatggtactgtaagtattattaactgcatgaataagggcttgcagtgtcttTGTGGAGAGCtgcatttaataattttaataacattttcctgtcatttcaaagtatctgaaagtgaggttttttgacacctcagaacattcttctataagatacagtggactggaaataagcaaaatacactaaccttgtacattgtttgcaacaaattccataaattatgcttggTGCAAAACAGcagccacagtgactataatcgattgacaggtggagtttgcgtttatgttctaaactcagtctgtagtgaacaggggccattcaaaactctcttgaagctgtggctgtcagagtaaggatgatgcaggaaataactgtctgcaatgtttatcttcatctacatggtgcagtacccctgaatgtattagctgcactaattgataaactgcctaaacctttccttcttcgggaagattttaatgcccataaccccttgtggggtggtaaaatagttactgggcgaggcagagttgtcgaaactttactgtggcaagtcgacctctgactcttaaatactggggccaccacatgtttAAGTGTGGCGCATGGGAGTTACtaggccattgacgtatcaatctgcagcccagaacatctccaatctctccactgaagagcacatgtctgtgtggttgtgagcacttccccatctttctggcagtgtcccagcatcaggcacacagatgcctgcccagatgggctttgaacaaggccaattgggtaactttcaccttagctgtcaccgctgaatctcccccacattgtaacatcgatgtgatggttgagcagatgactagcacaattgtttctgtcacagaaaacggaatccctggctctttagggtgcccaaggtgtAAGGTAGTCCCTTGGTGTCGCCGCAAATCGTTCAAGCAATTGAGgggtgtctgcaagctttacagcccgtaagtggcacccttccctggagcacatcatagtctttaaatggctccgtgccagtgttcgctaccttatcgaacaacgGAAGGAGTggcgttgggagagataagtctccaccattggaggccacatgtcttcccaagtctggaaaaagatcaaatgtctctttggctaccaagcctcaatggctgtccctggtgttaccataaatggcgagttatgtaccgacacaaacgcaattgccgggcgctttgccgggcgctttgccgggcgctttgccgggcgctttgccgggcgctttgccgggcgctttgccgggcgctttgccgggccCTTTGCCGGGtgctttgccgggcgctttgccgggcgctttgccgggcgctttgccgggcgctttgccgggcgctttgccgggcgctttgccgggcgctttgccgggcgctttgccgggcgctttgccgggcgctttgccgggcgctttgccgggcgctttgccgggcgctttgccgggcgctttgccgggcgctttgccgggcgctttgccgggcgctttgccgggcgctttgccgggcgctttgccgggcgctttgccgggcgctttgccaggtgattaaacatctctcatctgactacaaccaacatattctcatcatcttcaactggctatggtgagattgtgtctTTCCATGCAATGGCGGCGAAGCACCATCATTCCTGTGCTCAAAttcggtaaaaacccacttgatgttgaTAGCTATCAcctcatctgcctcaccaatgttcctaaaaagcaatgccacaagagtgagaataaaacggatgaaatgtgtaacacaaaacagaaagaaaggaaaagccataagaatgaagggcacactatgaacactaaaaggagcaaaagaggacaagaaaacaacagaagacagtaaaagatgaaagcagattacagtggctggcaaccacgtgaataggaagggaaagccagtgactctgcaacacattaaaacctcaaccctaaagcactaggctggaggacacagaggggtcaaaggatacactaaaccctacttagaagtataaaacccactctcacggataaaatgtaaaactaaagctgctgtggagtcattgtgtccaaaaccgaaggcaggttggtgggaaagttgaaagtctgtcacagagtgCCTAAATGTGAGTAGTttagcaagaggtggacaactgtcatttggaacccACAgtgacacttaggtggcttctcgcaacagagtagttaaccttgcattagcctcatatagtcaatgcagagctggcagaggatgactgattccctgggagaggcctgcctggaagacttccacacattcatagcctccttaatgacatgcagtttgttgtgtgtgctgttatgccagtccatctcccaaagccagaaaaccccatggtgtgagacacaatgtaggtcagcttcagagaatgcctatctccagaatcaGTTTCCACATtgcctgtttgggagccattccgtggtttttcggttgaccccaggacacgtcattatccctggccatgaacttgcagataggcagatgtgaggaaacgcaaatcaccaaaatgtaagtagttactcttttttaaaaaaattgtgaagttaACTGTTTAAGAATATAAAacgaacacaactgtatcgttataaatcccactgatgatggcttagaacaggagaaggtgaaaagtgtacgggataaataaagtaactagcagtagtaaaaggcagctttatttacaaaacaaaattttatatgcttgctgcagaggatggccacacaaacagacttgttattcaggccatgccaggcatttccacatggcccataccagaaattcagaagattctTTTGAACGTCCATGAAACCATACAACACACAtatttcaacaacatatgcaaatgtaacaatctggtacctaaatattcaatgtaaaaattaaaaacagttcacccatgacccaaaaagcaatgcattctgcacagaaaatatggttaaaatacgagaaaaAATCCCTAGACTctcaaaaacaagagttaaattacgagttgtataagacatatttacaactcgcagacaccataaataatatgaaagttttctcacatctggtcaacagggtcgaaaagcttacaaaaactgctgcacaaagaatagaaacagttcatagaagaaagatcaaccaactcaaactccagttacaacatattacctttactcacacacacaaattctaccaaagatcagtgaaccttacggacacacagtcaaacagtaaagaaagacagctgttggcgaaaggattaaaatacaatgtaaattcagAAGTAGATGAAGATTgcttaggaaatctaattatagaagcaggaagtgttttgacaagggatgataggaaaggaaattaactagagaactagtaaaaaaagaaatccagaatataataaccagcataaaaatgcaacaacaaaaaatcaacaaaaactcagatctgcaacactaggaaaaattacgagaaaactacaaaaacaaaatgttatcattttaaaataataattccaaaccaaaagaaagcagatgttgacagatgtggaaattaccaaacaatcagtttaataagccacagctgcaaaatactaacatgaattctttacagatgaatggaaaatctagtagaagctgacctcggggaagatcagtttcggttctgtagaaatactggaacacgtgaggcaatactgaacttacgacttatcttagaagaaagattaaggaaaggcaaacctatgtttctagcatttgtagacatagaaaaagcttttgacaatgttgactggattactctctttcaaattctaaaggtggcaggggtaaaatacagggagccaaaggctagttacaatttgtacagaaaccagatggcagttatgagtcgaggggcatgaaagggaagcagtggttgggaagggagtgagacagggttgtagcctctcactgatgttaatcaatctgtatattgagaaagaagtaaaggaaacaaaagaaaaattcacagtaggtattaaaatccatggagaagaaataaaaacttttaggttcgccgatgacattgtaattctgtcagagtcagcaaaggacttggaagagcagttgcatggaatggacagtgtcttgaaacgaggatataagatgaacatcaacaaaagcaaaatgaggataagggaatgtagtcgaataaagtcgggtgatgccgagggaattagattaggaattgagacacttaaggtagtaaatgagttttgctatttggggagcaaaataactgatgatggtcgaagtagagaggatataaaatgtagactggcaatggcaaggaaagcgtttataaagaagagaaatttgttaacatcgagtatagatttaagtgtcaggagctctttcctgaaagtatttgtatggagtgtaaccatgtatggaactgaaacatggatgataactagtttggacaagaagagaatagaagctttcgaaatgtggtgctagagaagaatgctgaagattagatgggtagataacgtaactaatgaggaggtattgaataggatttgggagaagagaagtttgtggcacaacttgactagaagaagagatcggttgctaggacatgttctgaggcatcaagggatcaccaatgtagtattgaagggcagcgtggagggtaaaaatcgtagagggagaccaagagatgaatacacaaagcagattcaggaggatgtaggttgcagtaggtactgggagatgaagcagcttgcacaggatagagtagcatggagagctgcatcaaaccagtctcaggactgaagaccacaacaacaacaacacagtcatgcccgagacaggattcgaaactgcaaccttagtggctgcgtggttcctgactgatgcgcctagaactgcttggtcacaccggccagcagtaccagaagtaatagaaattatagataagtacctgaaaacttatagtcacctacctgatgaacagattaaggaaatatgcacactaataaagctcataacacaacaaaattacttcaaattcagtaatgaattttatttagaagaaggtggattaccaattgggtccccagtttcagaagccttagcagatatttttgtaaaccacatttaacagatcattttca is drawn from Schistocerca gregaria isolate iqSchGreg1 chromosome 3, iqSchGreg1.2, whole genome shotgun sequence and contains these coding sequences:
- the LOC126355266 gene encoding uncharacterized protein LOC126355266, giving the protein MMMNISIIQWVLNLKHEIVEDYKYNTPGKAPGKAPGKAPGKAPGKAPGKAPGKAPGKAPGKAPGKAPGKAPGKAPGKAPGKAPGKAPGKAPGKAPGKAPGKAPGKAPGKAPGKGPGKAPGKAPGKAPGKAPGKAPGKAPGKAPVSLANQVRLGDMAVSQAQQLLSGSRIVSQAQQLLSGSRIVSQAQQVHS